In the Gossypium arboreum isolate Shixiya-1 chromosome 10, ASM2569848v2, whole genome shotgun sequence genome, one interval contains:
- the LOC108488768 gene encoding probable methyltransferase PMT24 produces the protein MALGKYGRVDYNNNANGRRSSSSSYGSTVTIVVFVGLCLVGIWMMTSSSVIPDQNVDDVAHEKKTDLDDQVTPIISNSNDSNNTVQFEDNSGVLPEDARKGDSNSLAKDDGNATGNLNTQENKENSEEIKLDESTKQLDSEGGRIDNISGENLPENVSKEGSNASLAKANGTASLNTQENKENSEESKLDESKEDKKQLVSEGGQTNSSSENLPERATKGDSNLSPDKDDGNLNTQENKNTEESKLNESKKDTKQLDSESRERNYNGENLGGLGGSEENSDDKRSNLGESNKKVVSNKNDEKSDSGGGKRRPDKNSSETNGDQINGKVHENHNKESKKIYRDKKDLEGGKNLGGLGSSEENLDDKTSDPRESNKKAVSIDKNGEKYDSGVGEKRSDEKSSETYGGKVDGQVEGKFDQNDKKKSNKSSGEAKDNPQVESQNVNEAFPSASELLSERITRNGSFSTQAAVSKNEKKDRLPSNKYNWKLCNSTAGPDFIPCLDNWEAIKHLRTNKHYEHRERHCPKEPPTCLVPLPEGYKRPIKWPKSRERIWYSNVPHAQLAQIKGHQNWVKVTGEYLTFPGGGTQFKHGALHYIDFIEESMPDIAWGKRSRVILDVGCGVASFGGFLFDRNVLAMSLAPKDEHEAQVQFALERGIPAVSAVMGTKKLPYPGRVFDIVHCARCRVPWHIEGGKLLLELNRLLRPGGFFVWSAFPVYQKIPEDVEIWKAMVELTRAMCWELVNKTSKDAINRVAVAIFKKPTSNDCYNGRLKQEPPLCPENDDPNAAWNVSLKTCMHKIPVDASERGSKWPEKWPARLEKSPYWLLSSHVGVYGKAAPEDFVADYEHWKRVIKSYLNGIGINWSSIRNVMDMKAVYGGFAAALKDLNLWVMNVIPIRSPDTLPIIYERGLFGVYHDWCESFSTYPRSYDLLHADHLFSKVKKRCKLVSVVAEVDRILRPGGKLIVRDNVETINELEDMVMSMEWEVLKTYSKNKEGLLCVQKSMWRPKEVQTVTFAIS, from the exons ATGGCATTAGGAAAATATGGTAGAGTAGATTACAATAATAATGCTAATGGTAGGAGGTCATCATCTTCGAGTTATGGTTCCACCGTCACCATTGTAGTTTTCGTGGGATTATGTTTAGTTGGGATTTGGATGATGACTTCATCCTCAGTTATCCCCGACCAAAACGTGGACGATGTGGCCCACGAAAAGAAAACCGATCTCGACGATCAGGTTACACCAATAATCAGCAATAGCAATGACAGCAATAACACTGTGCAATTCGAAGATAACTCCGGGGTTTTACCAGAGGATGCTAGGAAAGGTGACTCCAATAGTCTAGCGAAAGATGATGGCAATGCCACTGGAAACTTAAATACGCAAGAAAACAAGGAGAACAGTGAAGAGATTAAGTTGGATGAGTCTACGAAGCAGTTGGATTCTGAAGGTGGACGGATAGACAACATTAGCGGTGAGAATTTACCCGAGAATGTGAGTAAAGAGGGCTCGAATGCGAGTCTGGCTAAAGCTAACGGAACTGCCAGCTTAAATACACAAGAAAACAAAGAGAATAGTGAAGAGAGTAAGTTGGATGAGTCTAAGGAGGATAAGAAGCAGTTGGTTTCTGAAGGTGGACAGACAAACAGTAGTAGTGAGAATTTACCCGAGCGTGCCACGAAAGGGGACTCGAATTTGAGTCCGGATAAAGATGATGGCAATTTAAATACGCAAGAAAACAAGAACACTGAAGAGAGCAAGTTGAATGAGTCTAAAAAGGATACGAAGCAGTTGGATTCTGAAAGTAGAGAGAGAAACTACAATGGTGAGAATTTGGGTGGATTAGGGGGTTCTGAAGAGAACTCTGATGACAAGAGGTCTAATTTGGGAGAGAGCAATAAGAAAGTTGTCTCCAATAAGAATGACGAGAAATCTGATTCTGGTGGTGGTAAAAGGAGACCGGATAAAAATTCCTCTGAAACTAATGGTGATCAAATAAATGGGAAGGTTCATGAAAATCACAATAAGGAGTCCAAAAAAATCTATCGTGACAAAAAGGATCTTGAAGGTGGTAAGAATTTGGGTGGACTAGGGAGTTCTGAAGAGAATCTTGATGACAAAACGTCCGATCCAAGAGAAAGCAACAAGAAAGCTGTCTCTATTGACAAGAATGGCGAGAAATATGATTCTGGTGTTGGTGAAAAGAGATCAGATGAAAAATCCTCTGAAACTTACGGAGGTAAGGTGGATGGTCAGGTAGAGGGGAAGTTtgatcaaaatgataaaaaaaagtcGAATAAAAGCTCTGGTGAGGCAAAAGATAATCCTCAAGTGGAAAGCCAAAACGTAAATGAAGCTTTCCCCTCTGCTTCTGAACTTTTGAGTGAGAGAATTACTAGGAATGGATCATTCTCTACTCAGGCGGCGGTATCAAAGAATGAAAAGAAGGATCGGTTACCATCCAATAAATACAATTGGAAGCTTTGCAATTCTACTGCTGGGCCTGATTTTATCCCTTGCCTTGACAATTGGGAAGCAATTAAGCATCTCCGTACTAATAAACATTATGAGCATCGAGAGAGGCACTGTCCGAAAGAACCACCTACCTGCCTTGTTCCTCTTCCTGAAGGATATAAACGCCCTATTAAGTGGCCGAAAAGCAGAGAGAGG ATTTGGTACTCTAATGTTCCCCATGCTCAGCTGGCACAAATTAAAGGTCATCAGAATTGGGTGAAAGTTACTGGAGAATACCTCACATTTCCTGGTGGTGGAACCCAGTTCAAGCACGGTGCTCTTCACTATATTGACTTCATAGAAGAG TCTATGCCTGATATAGCATGGGGAAAACGCTCTCGTGTGATATTGGATGTTGGATGTGGGGTTGCTAGCTTTGGAGGTTTTCTTTTTGACAGAAATGTGCTTGCCATGTCATTGGCACCTAAAGATGAACATGAAGCTCAAGTACAGTTTGCATTAGAAAGGGGAATTCCTGCGGTGTCCGCTGTGATGGGTACTAAGAAACTTCCTTACCCTGGCAGAGTATTTGATATTGTTCATTGTGCACGATGTAGAGTTCCATGGCACATAGAAG GTGGTAAACTCCTCTTGGAGCTTAACCGTTTACTACGACCTGGCGGTTTCTTTGTGTGGTCCGCCTTTCCAGTTTATCAGAAGATTCCTGAAGATGTTGAAATTTGGAAAG CAATGGTTGAACTAACAAGAGCTATGTGCTGGGAACTTGTTAATAAAACTAGTAAGGATGCAATAAATAGGGTAGCTGTGGCaatatttaagaagcctacttcTAATGACTGCTACAATGGAAGGTTAAAACAAGAGCCTCCACTCTGCCCCGAGAATGATGATCCGAATGCAGCCTG GAATGTGTCACTGAAAACATGCATGCACAAAATACCTGTAGATGCTTCAGAACGTGGGTCTAAGTGGCCCGAGAAATGGCCAGCAAGGTTGGAAAAGTCACCTTATTGGTTATTAAGTTCCCATGTTGGCGTTTATGGAAAAGCAGCGCCTGAGGATTTTGTTGCAGACTATGAACACTGGAAACGAGTGATCAAGTCTTACTTGAATGGCATAGGAATTAACTGGTCATCTATTAGAAATGTCATGGACATGAAAGCTGTTTATGGAGG ATTTGCTGCGGCTCtcaaagatttgaatttgtgggTCATGAACGTGATCCCAATTCGCTCTCCAGATACGCTTCCTATAATATATGAGAGAGGTTTATTCGGTGTGTACCATGATTGGTGTGAATCATTTAGCACCTACCCAAGGTCCTATGATCTTCTCCATGCCGACCATCTATTCTCCAAGGTTAAAAAGAG GTGCAAATTAGTATCTGTGGTGGCAGAGGTTGATCGAATACTAAGGCCCGGAGGGAAGCTTATTGTTCGGGACAATGTTGAGACCATTAATGAGCTAGAGGACATGGTAATGTCTATGGAGTGGGAAGTCCTCAAGACTTACTCCAAGAACAAGGAGGGCTTGTTGTGTGTCCAGAAATCCATGTGGCGACCTAAAGAGGTGCAGACGGTCACCTTTGCCATTTCTTAG